CTCAGCTCGCCGTGCGACTCCAGCAGCTCGGCCTGCAGGTCCTGGCCGACGGTCATGCCGTCCGCGGCGAGGGACCGGCCGCTGCGGTCCCGGTACACGACCGCCTGGTTGAGCAGCAGGTCGGTGCCTATGCGCGCGTCCGTCAGCCGCACCCCGTTCTGGAAGCGGCAGCGCGGCAGGTGCAGGTCGCCCTCGGTGTGCACCCGGGCCGCCTCCAGGCGCGGCACCGAGCAGTCCACCAGGCGCACGGTCGTGAAGCGGGCCTCCGGCAGCACGATCTCCGCGTCGAAGCGGCAGCCGTGCATCTCGACGTACGGGGTGACCGTGCCGCCCGCCAGGTCCAGCGAGCCCAGCACCCGCACCCCGACGATTTTCAGCGCGGGCACCCGGCCCGCGAGCGCGGGCGGCCCGTCCAGCAGCAGCCAGCAGATGATGCGCGCCCTGACGCTCCGCTCGGGTCCCCAGGGGTGCCCGCCGTGCGGATCGTCCACGACGGCGTCGCCGCTGCTCAGGTCGTACACACTGCCGTTGCGGAAGGCCTGCCACATGCCGGCCTCGGCCGCGGTCAGGTCGTCCGGCAGGTCTCCGGCGTCCGCGCCGGCTCCCTCGGTCACCGCTGTTCCTTCTTCCTCGGCTACTCGCCAGTCACGTCGTCCTACACCTTTCATGCCCGCTCGGTGACCCCGCGTACACAAGGGGTGAACGGGATCTTCCGGGTTTCGGCCAGGCTGTGTACCGGCCGCTGTCCCGTGTTCTGTATCAGCCATTGATACGCGCGGACGGCTCGCGACGCCGGTCTGAGAGAATTGGAACCGTGATCTCCCGAATCGATCTGCGCGGCGACGCCCTCCCCGAGGGCCCCGCCCTGCGCGACCTGCTGCCCCGAGCCGACTTCGACGTTCAGGCCGCCCTGGAGAAGGTGCGTCCGATCTGCGAAGCCGTGCGTCATCGCGGCGACGCGGCGCTGATCGACTTCGCCGAGAGGTTCGACGGAGTACGGCTGGAATCCGTCCGTGTCCCGGCCGAGGCGCTCGCCGACGCCCTGCGGGCCCTGGACCCGGACGTGCGCGCCGCCCTGGAGGAGTCCGTCCGGCGGGCCCGCCTGGTCCACCGCGCACAGCGCCGGACCGCGCACACCACCCAGGTCGTGCCCGGCGGGTCGGTGACCGAGAAGTGGGTGCCGGTCGACCGCGTCGGCCTGTACGCGCCCGGCGGACGCTCGGTCTACCCCTCATCCGTGATCATGAACGCGGTGCCCGCCCAGGAGGCCGGCGTCGCGTCCATCGCGCTCGCCTCCCCGCCCCAGGCCGAGTTCGGCGGACTGCCGCACCCGACGATCCTCGCCGCGTGCGCGCTGCTCGGCGTGGACGAGGTCTACGCGGCCGGCGGCGCCACCGCCGTCGCGATGTTCGCGTACGGCACCGAGTCCTGCCCGCCCGCCACCATGGTGACCGGCCCCGGCAACATCTGGGTCGCCGCCGCCAAGCGCTTCTTCACCGGCCGGATCGGCATCGACGCGGAGGCCGGCCCCACCGAGATCGCGATCCTCGCGGACCACACCGCCGACCCGGTGCACGTGGCCTCGGACCTGATCAGCCAGGCCGAGCACGACCCGCTCGCGGCGGCCGTGCTGGTCACCGACTCCACCGAGCTGGCGGACGCGGTCGAGAAGGAGCTGGAGCCGCAGGTCGTGGCCACCAGGCACGTCGAGGACCGGATCCGCCCGGCGCTGGCGGGCCGGCAGTCCGCGATCGTCCTCGTGGACGGCGTCGAGGAGGGCCTGCGGGTGGTCGACGCCTACGGCGCCGAGCACCTGGAGATCCAGACCGCCGACGCCGCCGGGGTCGCCGACCGGGTCAGGAACGCCGGCGCGATCTTCATCGGCCCCTGGGCCCCGGTCTCGCTCGGCGACTACGCGGCCGGGTCCAACCACGTCCTGCCCACCGGCGGCTGCGCCTGCCACTCCTCCGGCCTGTCCGTCCAGTCCTTCCTGCGCGGCATCCACGTCGTGGACTACACCAAGGACGCCCTGGCCGAGGTCGCGCACCACGTGGTGACGCTGGCGGAGGCGGAGGACCTGCCCGCGCACGGCGCGGCGATCAAGGCCCGGTTCGACTGGAAGGTTCCCGAGGGCAAGTGACCGGCATCGACGAACTCCCCGTCCGGGACGAGCTGCGCGGCAAGTCCCCCTACGGCGCGCCCCAGCTGGACGTGCCCGTACGGCTGAACACCAACGAGAACCCCTACCCGCTGCCCGAGCCGCTGGTCGACCGGATCGCGGAGCGGGTGCGCAGGGCCGCCCGCGACCTGAACCGCTACCCCGACCGGGACGCGGTGCAACTGCGCACGGAGCTGGCCGGGTACCTGACGAGGACCGGCGGCCACCCGCTCGGCGTCGGGAACGTCTGGGCCGCCAACGGCTCCAACGAGGTCATCCAGCAGCTGCTGCAGGCCTTCGGCGGACCCGGCCGCACGGCGATCGGCTTCGAGCCGTCGTACTCGATGCACGCGCTCATCGCCCGCGGCACCGGCACCGGCTGGCTCTCGGGCCCCCGCAACGAGGACTTCACCATCGACCTCGCCGCCGCCGAGCGGGCCATCGCCGAGCACCGCCCGGACGTCGTGTTCATCACCACCCCCAACAACCCCACGGGCAACGCGGTTCCGCCCGGCACCGTCCTCGCGCTGTACGACGCCGCGCAGGCGGCCAAGCCGTCGATGGTGATCGTGGACGAGGCCTACGTCGAGTTCAGCCACGGCGACTCGCTGCTGCCGCTGCTGGCGGGCCGCCCGCACCTCGTCGTCTCGCGGACCATGTCGAAGGCCTTCGGCGCGGCCGGCCTGCGCCTGGGCTACCTCGCCGCCGACCCGGCGGTCGTGGACGCCGTCCAGCTCGTCCGGCTGCCGTACCACCTCTCGTCCATCACCCAGGCCACCGCCCTGGCCGCGCTGGAGCACACCGACACCCTGCTCGCCTACGTCGAGCAGCTGAAGGCGGAGCGGGACCGGCTCGTCGCCGAACTGCGCGCCATCGGCTACGAGGTCACCGAGTCCGACGCGAACTTCGTGCAGTTCGGCCGGTTCGCCGACGCCCACGACGCCTGGCGGAGGATCCTCGACCGGGGCGTCCTGGTCCGCGACAACGGCGTACCGGGCCGGCTGCGGGTGTCCGCCGGCACCCCGGAGGAGAACGACGCGTTCCTCGACGCGGTGAACCAGTTGAAGAAGGAGCTTGAGGCATGAGCCGCGTAGGACGCGTGGAGCGCACCACCAAGGAGACCTCGGTCCTGGTCGAGATCGGCCTCGACGGCACCGGGAGGACCGACATCGCCACCGGCGTCGGCTTCTGGGACCACATGCTGGACCAGCTCGGCCGGCACGGCCTGTTCGACCTGACCGTGAAGACCGACGGCGACCTGCACATCGACTCCCACCACACCATCGAGGACACCGCCCTCGCGCTCGGCGCCGCCTTCAGGCAGGCGCTCGGCGACAAGGTGGGCATCTACCGCTTCGGCAACTGCACGGTCCCGCTGGACGAGTCCCTCGCCCAGGTCACCGTCGACCTGTCCGGCCGCCCCTACCTCGTGCACACCGAGCCCGAGAACATGGCGCCCATGATCGGCGAGTACGACACCACGATGACCCGGCACGTCCTGGAGTCCTTCGTCGCCCAGGCGCAGATCGCACTGCACGTGCACGTGCCCTACGGGCGCAACGCGCACCACATCGTGGAGTGCCAGTTCAAGGCCCTCGCCCGGGCGCTGCGCTACGCCAGCGAGCGCGACCCGCGCGCGGCCGGCATCCTCCCGTCGACGAAGGGCGCCCTGTAACCCCATGAACGGCCTGTCCACCGTCCTGATCGTCGTCGGCCTCTTCCTGGTCGGCGGCATCGTCTCCTTCGTCAAGCAGAAGATGCCCACGAGCCTCGTCGTGCTGCTCTCCATCGGAGCGGCGATGTGCCTCGTCGCGGGCGTCGTACGGCTGGAGGTGTGGAATTGAGCACCGCGCCCAAGAAGGTCGTCGTCTTCGACTACGGCTTCGGCAACGTCCGCTCCGCCGAGCGCGCCCTCGCGAGGGTGGGAGCCGACGTGGAGATCACCCGCGACTTCGACACGGCGATGAACGCCGACGGCCTGCTGGTGCCGGGCGTCGGCGCCTTCGCCGCCTGCATGCGGGGCCTGCGCGCCGCCCGCGGCGACTGGCTGGTCGACCGGCGGCTGGCCGGCGGCCGGCCGGTGATGGGCATCTGCGTCGGCATGCAGATCCTGTTCGCCCGCGGCATCGAGCACGGCGAGGAGGCCGAGGGCCTGGACGAGTGGCCCGGCACGGTCGGGCCGCTCCAGGCCGGCGTCGTGCCCCACATGGGCTGGAACACCGTCGACGCCCCGGCCGGCTCCCGGCTGTTCGCCGGCCTCGACGCGGACGCCCGCTTCTACTTCGTGCACTCCTACGCCGTCCACGACTGGAGCCTGGAGAGCCACAACCCGGTGATCGAGGCGCCCAGGGTCACCTGGTCCACGCACGGCAAGCCCTTCGTGGCCGCCGTGGAGAACGGCGCCCTGTGGGCCACCCAGTTCCACCCCGAGAAGTCCGGCGACGCCGGAGCCCAGCTCCTCACCAACTGGATCGGAACCCTGTAGAACATGGCCAAGCTCGAACTCCTCCCCGCCGTCGACGTCCGCGACGGGCAGGCCGTCCGCCTCGTGCACGGCGAGTCCGGGACCGAGACCTCCTACGGCTCCCCGCTGGAGGCCGCCCTCGCCTGGCAGCGCTCGGGCGCCGAGTGGCTCCACCTGGTCGACCTGGACGCCGCCTTCGGCACGGGGGACAACCGCGACCTGATCGCGGAGGTCACCGGGGCGATGGACATCAAGGTGGAGCTGTCCGGCGGCATCCGCGACGACGACACCCTCGCCGCCGCCCTCGCCACCGGCTGCACCCGGGTCAACCTCGGCACCGCCGCCCTGGAGACCCCCGAGTGGGTCGCCGGGGTCATCGCCGAGCACGGCGACCGGATCGCGGTCGGCCTCGACGTGCGCGGCACCACCCTGCGCGGGCGCGGCTGGACCCGTGACGGCGGCGACCTCTACGAGACGCTGGAGCGCCTCGACAAGGAGGGCTGCGCCCGCTACGTCGTCACCGACATCGCCAAGGACGGCACCCTCCAGGGCCCCAACCTGGAACTGCTGCGCAACGTGTGCGCCGCCACGGACCGTCCGGTCGTGGCCTCCGGCGGCGTGTCGTCGCTGGACGACCTGCGGGCCATCGCCGAACTGGTGCCCCTCGGTGTCGAGGGCTCCATCGTCGGGAAGGCCCTGTACGCGAAGGCGTTCACGCTGGAAGAGGCACTGGAGGCGGTAGCCAAGTGAGTGACGTACGACGCGTGAGGTCGGGCGCGCCCTGGGAAGAGGAGTTCGGCTACTGCCGGGCGGTGGAGCTGCCCAACGGCCTGGTACTGGTCTCGGGCTGCACGTCCGTCGTGGACGGGCAGATCGCCGGGGGCGGCCCCTACGAGCAGGCGGTCAACTCCTTCAACGTCGCCCTGGCCGCACTGGAACAGGTGGGGCTCGGCCGCGAGGACGTGGTGCGCACGCGCATGTACATCACGCACGCCCGGGACGTGGAGGAGGTCGGCCGGGCCCACAAGGAGCTGTTCGACTCCGTCCGCCCGGCCGCCTCGATGATCATCGTCTCCGGCTTCGTGGACCCCAGCCTGGTCGTCGAGGTCGAGGTGGAGGCGTACCGGGGAGGCCCCGCATGACCCTGGCGGTGCGCGTCATCCCCTGCCTGGACGTGGACGGCGGCCGGGTGGTCAAGGGCGTCAACTTCCAGAACCTGCGCGACGCGGGCGACCCCGTCGAGATGGCCAAGGTGTACGACGCCGAGGGTGCCGACGAGCTGACGTTCCTGGACATCACCGCCTCCTCGGGCGACCGGGAGACCACCTACGACGTGGTGCGCCGCACCGCCGAGCAGGTGTTCATCCCACTGACCGTCGGCGGCGGCGTGCGCACGGCCGGGGACGTGGACAAGCTGCTGCGGGCGGGCGCCGACAAGGTCGGTGTGAACACCGCGGCCATCGCCCGGCCGGAGCTGATCCGGGAGATCGCGGAGCGCTTCGGCAGCCAGGTGCTGGTCCTCTCCGTGGACGCCCGCCGCACGGAGTCGGGCTCCTTCGAGGTCACCACCCACGGCGGCCGCAGGGGCACCGGCATCGACGCCGTCGAGTGGGCGCACCGGGCCGCCGAGCTGGGCGCCGGGGAGATCCTGCTGAACTCCATGGACGCGGACGGCACCAAGGACGGCTACGACCTGGAGATGATCGCGGCCGTCCGCAAGCACGTGACGGTCCCGGTGATCGCCTCCGGCGGCGCGGGCGGGCTCGGCGACTTCCCGCCGGCCGTCGAGGCGGGCGCGGACGCGGTGCTGGCCGCCTCCGTCTTCCACTTCGGCGACCTGTGCATCGGTGAGGTGAAGCAGACCCTGCGGGAGGCGGGCCACCCCGTGCGGTGACCCCGCCCCGGCCGGGACCGGGGAGGAACCGCGCGGCGTCCCCGCGCGGCTCCTCCCCGGTCTCCGCGCGAGCGTCCGGCCCGGAGCGGAGCACCGGGTGGGACGCCGCCCCCGACAGCGCGTCCCGGCCGCATCCGGCTGCATCCGGCCGTACCCGGACCGGGCCATCCGCGTGCCGCACCCGGCCGCCCCGGCCGGCAAGCACGACGCGGGCCGGACCGTCCGAGCCGCCGGTGAACCGGGCGCGAGCACGTCGCGCCGCGCGTGCCCGGCCTCCCGCCTCCGCGTCCGAAGGACCCGCCACCCGTGACCGACACGCTCGCCCCCCAGACCCCCGCCGCCGGGGAGCGCCCCGCCCACCGCGACCCCAACGTGCTGCGCTGGCTCGGTGCCTACGCCTCCTCGATGCTCGGCGACAGCGTCTACCACCTCGCCCTGTCCTGGGCCGCCGTCCAGGCCGGGACACCCGCCCGGGCCGGGGCCGTGATCGCGGCCAGCGCCCTGCCCAGGGCCCTCCTGATGCTCGGCGGGGGAGTCGTCGCCGACCGGCTGGGCCCGCGCCGCGTCGTCATCGGCAGCGACGCCGTGCGCTGCGCGGCCGTCCTCGCCGTCGCCGCCCTGCTCCACGTCACCCGCCCCGGGCTGTGGCCGCTCGCCCTGCTGGCCCTGGTCTTCGGCACCGTCGACGCCGTGTTCCTGCCCGCCGTGGGCGCCCTGCCGGCCCGGATCACCGGCAGGGGACAGCTCGCCCGGGTGCAGGGCATGCGCGGCCTCGCCATCCGCTGCGCCGGCGTGCTCGGCGCCCCGCTGGGCGGACTCGGCGTGGCCGCCGGCGGCGCACCGGCCGCCTTCGCCCTCGCCGGGCTGCTGATCGCCGTCTCCGTGCCGCTGCTGGTCTCCCTGCGCATCCGGGCACTGCCCGCCGAGGAGGGGGCCGGCGGCCGGACCGGCGACGGGACCGAGGAGGGGACCGGTGGCCGGGCCGGCGGCGGACGCCCCGGCGTGCGCTCCGACCTCGTGGCCGGACTGCGCCACATCCGCGGCCACCGCGTCCTCGCCCCGCTGATGCTCACCATCGCCCTCGGCGACATCGGCTTCGTCGGCCCGCTCAACGTCGGCCTGACCCTGCTCGCCGACCGCCGCGGCTGGGGCGCCTCCGGCATGGGCTGGGTGCTCGCCGGATTCGGCGTCGGCGCCGGCGCGGCCTCCCTGCTGATCACGGTGCGCGGACGGCTCCCGCACGCCGGCCGCGCCGCCGGGTGGGCCATCCTCGCCGGCTCCGTCGCGATCGGCGCCCTCGGCCACGTCCCGGCCCTCGCCGGCGCCGTGGCCGTGGCCGTGCTCGTCGGACTGTTCACCGGGCTCAGCGGCGCCCTGTGCGGGGCCCTGCTGCAGACCCAGGCCGATCCCGCCTGCCTCGGCCGGGTCACCGCCGTCGCCGGCCTGGTCAGCCTGGGGCTGGCCCCGCTGAGCATGCCGTTCGCGGCCGCCGCGATCGGCGCCTGGGGCCTCGGCCCGGTGTTCGTCGCCAGCGCGGCCGTCTGCGGACTCGGCGGAGCCGTCGCCCTGTGCGCACCGGACCTGCGGCGCGCCGAACTCCCCGGCTGACGTTCACCCCACCGGCTGGGTGAGCTGCACCAGATTGCCGACCGTGTCGTCGAACACCGCCGCCAGCACCGGCCCCTGGTCCCGCGGCGGATGCGTGAACCGGACACCGAGGCCGCGCAGCCGCTCGTACTCCGCGCGCAGGTCGTCCACCGAGAAGACGATGCACGGGATCCCCGCCTCGTACAGCGCCGTGCGGTACGGCTCCGCGACGGGCCCCCCGCCGGGCTCCAGCAGCAGCTGCAGCTCCCGCTGGGCCCCCTCGGGCGCCCCGACCGTGACGAACGGCGCGCCGTCGCCCGGGTCCACGTGCAGCCGGGTCTCGAAACCGAGGACGCCGGTGTAGAAGGCGTGCGCCCGCGCCACGTCGTCGACGTACACACTGGTCATCGCGACCCTGATCACGACGGCGCCTCCCCGGGGTCCGGTCCGCTCAGATCCCCAGCTCCCCGGACTCGTGCAACCGGGTGACCGCCTCCGCGTCGCCGTCCAGCTCCACCTTCGCCGCGCCCTGCCGCCCGTAGGTGAACAGCAGCAGCTCCGAGGGCTCCCCGGTCGCCGTGACCACCGGGACGCCCCGGTGCGCCACCACCGTCCGGCCGTCCGGGCGGCGCAGCACCAGCCCCGTCGGCGCCTTCCGGCCCATCAGCCGCGCGGTGCGCTCCAGACGCGACCACAGCGTGTCCTGGAACACCTGGTCCAGTTCGCGCGGGGTCCAGTCCGGCTGGGCCCGGCGGACGTCCTCGGCGTGCACGTAGAACTCGACGGTGTTGGCGGCCTCGTCGACCTGCTTGAGCCTGAAGGGCGAGAAGCGCGGCGGACCCGTGCGGATCAACTGGACCAGCTCCTCGTACGGCTTCGCGCCGTACTCGGCCATCACCTTCTCCAGGCGCGGCGCGAGCTGCTTGATCAGGGTGCCCCCGGCCGCGTCCGGACGGCGCTCGCGCACCACCAGGTGCGCGGCCAGGTCGCGCGTCCGCCAGCCGGCGCACAGGGTCAAGGCGTCCGGACCGGCGGTTTCCAAGAGATCGGCGAGCAGGAGCCGTTCACGCTTGGCGAAGGTCGACATGCAGCCAGCCTACGACCGCGCGCGGGGTACGCCCACCCGTCGCCCCGCGGCGCGCCGCGATGACCATCCCGTGGACACGCCGCCGGGTTCCCCGCTCCGGGCGGCACAATGACCCCATGACCGGCACGCCCCCGCCCAGCAGCCTCGCCCCCGACATCGCCGCGCGCCTGAAGCGCAGCGCCGACGGACTCCTGCCCGCCATCGCCCAGCAGTACGACACCGGTGAGGTGCTGATGCTCGGCTGGATGGACGACGAGGCGCTGCACCGCACGCTCACCACCGGCCGCTGCACCTACTGGTCCCGCAGCCGCGGGGAGTACTGGGCCAAGGGCGACACCTCGGGCCACGTCCAGTGGGTGAAGTCGGTCGCCCTGGACTGCGACGCCGACACCGTGCTGGTCAAGGTCGACCAGGTGGGCGCCGCCTGCCACACCGGCGCGCGCACCTGCTTCGACGAGGACGTGCTGCTGAAGGACACCGGTTCGGGCCCCGCGCCCTCGGATCAGTAAGGTCTGCCGCCATGGACCTCGAGACCTTCCGCAAGCTCGCCACCGACCGGCGCGTCATCCCGGTCACGCGAAAGCTCCTCGCCGACGGCGACACCCCGGTCGCGCTCTACCGCAAGCTCGCCGCCGAGCGCCCCGGCACCTTCCTGCTGGAGTCCGCGGAGAACGGCCGGTCCTGGTCCCGCTACTCCTTCGTCGGCGTCCGGTCCGCCGGCACGCTGACGGAACGCGACGGCCGGGCCCACTGGCTCGGCACCCCGCCCGTCGGCGTCCCCGTGGACGGCGACCCCCTCGCCGTCCTGCGCGCCACCCTCCAGGCCCTGCACACCCCGCACCAGGAGGGCCTGCCGCCCTTCACCGGCGGCATGGTCGGTTACCTGGGCTACGACATCGTCCGCCGCCTGGAGAAGATCGGCCCCGGCGAGCGCGACGACCTGCGGCTGCCCGAGCTGACCATGCTCCTGACCAGCGACCTCGCCGTGATGGACCACTGGGAGGGCTCGGTCCTGCTGATCGCCAACGCGATCAACCACAACCACCTGGACACCGGTGTCGACGAGGCCTACGAGGACGCCGTGGCCCGCCTCGACGCCATGGAGGCCGACCTCGGCCGGGCCGTGCCCCAGCCCCCGGCCGTCCTGCCGCCCTCCGAACTGCCCGAGTACACCGCCCGGTGGGGCGGTCCCGACTTCCGGGCGGCCGTCGAGGACGTCAAGGAGCGCATCCGCGCCGGCGAGGCCTTCCAGGTCGTCCCCTCCCAGCGCTTCGAGACGCCGTGCACGGCCAGCGCGCTGGACGTCTACCGGGTCCTGCGGGCCACCAACCCGTCCCCCTACATGTACCTGTTCCGCTTCGACGGCTTCGACGTCGTCGGCTCCTCCCCGGAGGCGCTGGTGAAGGTCGAGGACGGGCGCGCGATGGTCCACCCCATCGCCGGCACCCGGCACCGCGGGGCCACCCCGCAGGAGGACCAGGCCCTCGCCGACGAACTGCTCGCCGATCCCAAGGAGCGCGCCGAGCACCTGATGCTGGTCGACCTCGGCCGCAACGACCTCGGCCGGGTGTGCGAGCCGGGCTCGGTGGAGGTCGTGGACTTCATGTCCATCGAGCGGTACTCGCACGTCATGCACATCGTCTCGACGGTCACCGGCAGGGTCGCCGAGGGCCGCACCGCCTTCGACGTGCTCACCGCGTGCTTCCCCGCGGGCACCCTCTCCGGCGCCCCCAAGCCCCGCGCCATGCAGATCATCGACGAGTTGGAACCGTCCCGGCGCGGCCTGTACGGCGGCTGCGTCGGCTACCTGGACTTCGCCGGCGACTCCGACACCGCCATCGCGATCCGCACCGCCCTGCTCCGGGACGGCACCGCCCACGTGCAGGCCGGCGCGGGGGTCGTCGCCGACTCCGACCCGGTCGCCGAGGACCAGGAGTGCCGCAACAAGGCCGCCGCGGTGCTGCGGGCGGTGCACACGGCCAACCGCCTGGGCACGCAGGGCGCGGGAGCGGGCCGCTCCGCACGCAACCCCGGGTGACGCACCGCCCGGGGTCCAGGCGATAGTGGAGTACGTGACTGCCGTACCTCACTCCCGTTCCGAAGCCGCCGCGCCCGTCCGCTCCGGCCGGCGCAGCCTCGCCACCGCCCTGCTGTGCGGTGCGCTCGGCGCGGCCGTCGCGCTGCTGTCGACCCGCCAGCGCTGGTCGGAGGGCACCGCGACGGTGGCCGGCGGCACGTTTCCGCTGACCGCCAGGGGCAGCGACGTCACCGGCGTCCCCGCGGCCCTCGCCGTGGTGGGCCTCGCGGCGCTCGTCGCCGTCTTCGCCGTGCGCAGGGCCGGCCGCCTCGCCGTCGCCGGGCTGCTCGCCCTGTCCGGCGCCGGTATCGCCGCCGCCGCCCTCGCCGGCGTCTCCGACAGCTCCGCGCTGGACGGGAAGGCCGCCGAGGCCACCGGCGACACCTCGGCCACGGTCGCCGCCCTCAGCCACACCGGCTGGCCCTACGTGGCGGCCGCCGGCGGCCTCCTCCTGCTGCTCGCCGGGCTGCTCGCGCTGCGCTACGGCCGCCTGTGGCCCGCCATGTCCGGCCGCTACGAGCGCGGCACCGACCGCCCGCGCCGCACGGCCCGCCCGGCCGACCCCGAGCGCCCCGAGGAGATGTGGAAGGCGCTGGACCGCGGCGAGGACCCCACCTGCACCTGAGCGCGCCGCGGGGTGTGGCGAACCAGACGCCACCCCCGCGTCCGGCGCGCGCACGCGTACGGGACAATGAGACGAGAACGTCCGGCTCGGACAGTGACGGGCGGGCTCGGAAACGTACGACACGTACACAGCAACGAGGAGCAAGTCATGGCGGGCAGCAGCCACGGTCACACCCCGGCCGCCTGGACCGGCGTCACCATCGCCTTCATCGGTTTCTGCGTCTCGGGCGCCTTCGTGGTGATGGCGCAGCCGGTGGGCTTCTGGGCCGGCATGGTGATCGTGGTGCTCGGCGGCGTCGTGGGCGGCGTCATGCGCGCCATGGGCCTCGGCCAGCCCAAGCAGGAGCGCACCCCGCCGCACCGGGCCCCCGCCGCCACCCGCGAGCCCGCCCACGCCGAGGGCTGAGCACCCCGCCGGCCGGCCTCCCCGGCCGGCACCACCGCTTCCCGCCGGGGGCGGTCCGCACGCCGTCCGGCGCGGGCCGCCCCCCGCGCGCGTGCGGCGCGGGCCGCCCCCCCGCGCGCGTGCGGCTGCCGCGGGGCACAATGCCCGCGTGAACGCCGACAGCCGCACCGCCCCGCGCGCCGCCACGCCCCCGGCCCTCCGGGAGCGCCTCGCCGTCCCGGCCGCCCTCCTCGCGGCCGTCGCCGGCGCCTTCGCCTACGTCGGCGCCGTGGACCCCAACCGGCCCGGTCACTACCCGGTGTGCCCCCTGTACCGGCTCACCGGCCTGTACTGCCCCGGCTGCGGCGGACTGCGCAGCGCGCACGCCCTCGTCCACGGCGATCTCCTCGGCGCCCTGCGGGACAACGCGGCGGGCGTGGCCGCCTACGCCGGTTTCGCGGTGCTGTGGACCGTCTGGGTGGTCCGCGCGGTGCGCGGCCGGCCGGTGCGCCTCGAAGCCGGGCGGACGCAGATGTGGGTCGTCGGGGTGTCCCTGCTGGTCTTCACCGTCGTCCGGAACTCGCCGGCCGGCAGCTGGCTGCATCCCTGAGCGGTCCCGCGGCGTCCGGGCCGCGGGACGGGTGCGGGCCGGATGCAGAGCCTTCGTGGTGCTGCGGATACCATTCAGTGACCACAGGTTCTCGACACCCGAAGGAACCACCGTCTGGAAGGGGGCCGCTCGCGTGAGTGTGCTCGACGAGATCATCGACGGAGTCCGTGCCGACCTCGCGGAGCGGCAGGCACGCGTCAGCCTCGACGAGCTCAAGGAACGTGCGGCCAAGGCCCCCGCCGCCAAGGACGGGGCGGCCGCGCTCAAGGGCGACGGCGTGAAGGTGATCTGCGAGGTCAAGCGCTCCAGCCCCTCCAAGGGCGCGCTGGCCGCGATCGCCGACCCGGCCGGGCTCGCCGCCGACTACGAGGCGGGCGGCGCCGCCGTCATCTCCGTCCTCACCGAGCAGCGCCGCTTCGGCGGTTCGCTCGCCGACCTGGAGGCCGTCCGGGCGCGCGTGGACATCCCGATCCTGCGCAAGGACTTCATCGTCACGTCGTACCAGCTGTGGGAGGCCCGTGCGTACGGCGCCGACCTCGCGCTGCTCATCGTGGCCGCCCTGGACCAGCCCGCCCTGGAGTCGCTGATCGAGCGGGCCGTGTCCATCGGCCTCACCCCGCTGGTCGAGGTGCACGACGAGGACGAGGTCGAGCGGGCCGTGGACGCGGGCGCCCGGGTCATCGGCGTCAACGCGCG
This is a stretch of genomic DNA from Streptomyces sp. TG1A-8. It encodes these proteins:
- the hisI gene encoding phosphoribosyl-AMP cyclohydrolase; its protein translation is MTGTPPPSSLAPDIAARLKRSADGLLPAIAQQYDTGEVLMLGWMDDEALHRTLTTGRCTYWSRSRGEYWAKGDTSGHVQWVKSVALDCDADTVLVKVDQVGAACHTGARTCFDEDVLLKDTGSGPAPSDQ
- a CDS encoding DUF2752 domain-containing protein gives rise to the protein MNADSRTAPRAATPPALRERLAVPAALLAAVAGAFAYVGAVDPNRPGHYPVCPLYRLTGLYCPGCGGLRSAHALVHGDLLGALRDNAAGVAAYAGFAVLWTVWVVRAVRGRPVRLEAGRTQMWVVGVSLLVFTVVRNSPAGSWLHP
- a CDS encoding TIGR02234 family membrane protein, yielding MEYVTAVPHSRSEAAAPVRSGRRSLATALLCGALGAAVALLSTRQRWSEGTATVAGGTFPLTARGSDVTGVPAALAVVGLAALVAVFAVRRAGRLAVAGLLALSGAGIAAAALAGVSDSSALDGKAAEATGDTSATVAALSHTGWPYVAAAGGLLLLLAGLLALRYGRLWPAMSGRYERGTDRPRRTARPADPERPEEMWKALDRGEDPTCT
- a CDS encoding MFS transporter, with product MTDTLAPQTPAAGERPAHRDPNVLRWLGAYASSMLGDSVYHLALSWAAVQAGTPARAGAVIAASALPRALLMLGGGVVADRLGPRRVVIGSDAVRCAAVLAVAALLHVTRPGLWPLALLALVFGTVDAVFLPAVGALPARITGRGQLARVQGMRGLAIRCAGVLGAPLGGLGVAAGGAPAAFALAGLLIAVSVPLLVSLRIRALPAEEGAGGRTGDGTEEGTGGRAGGGRPGVRSDLVAGLRHIRGHRVLAPLMLTIALGDIGFVGPLNVGLTLLADRRGWGASGMGWVLAGFGVGAGAASLLITVRGRLPHAGRAAGWAILAGSVAIGALGHVPALAGAVAVAVLVGLFTGLSGALCGALLQTQADPACLGRVTAVAGLVSLGLAPLSMPFAAAAIGAWGLGPVFVASAAVCGLGGAVALCAPDLRRAELPG
- a CDS encoding anthranilate synthase component I, translated to MDLETFRKLATDRRVIPVTRKLLADGDTPVALYRKLAAERPGTFLLESAENGRSWSRYSFVGVRSAGTLTERDGRAHWLGTPPVGVPVDGDPLAVLRATLQALHTPHQEGLPPFTGGMVGYLGYDIVRRLEKIGPGERDDLRLPELTMLLTSDLAVMDHWEGSVLLIANAINHNHLDTGVDEAYEDAVARLDAMEADLGRAVPQPPAVLPPSELPEYTARWGGPDFRAAVEDVKERIRAGEAFQVVPSQRFETPCTASALDVYRVLRATNPSPYMYLFRFDGFDVVGSSPEALVKVEDGRAMVHPIAGTRHRGATPQEDQALADELLADPKERAEHLMLVDLGRNDLGRVCEPGSVEVVDFMSIERYSHVMHIVSTVTGRVAEGRTAFDVLTACFPAGTLSGAPKPRAMQIIDELEPSRRGLYGGCVGYLDFAGDSDTAIAIRTALLRDGTAHVQAGAGVVADSDPVAEDQECRNKAAAVLRAVHTANRLGTQGAGAGRSARNPG
- a CDS encoding TIGR03085 family metal-binding protein, producing the protein MSTFAKRERLLLADLLETAGPDALTLCAGWRTRDLAAHLVVRERRPDAAGGTLIKQLAPRLEKVMAEYGAKPYEELVQLIRTGPPRFSPFRLKQVDEAANTVEFYVHAEDVRRAQPDWTPRELDQVFQDTLWSRLERTARLMGRKAPTGLVLRRPDGRTVVAHRGVPVVTATGEPSELLLFTYGRQGAAKVELDGDAEAVTRLHESGELGI
- a CDS encoding VOC family protein; protein product: MIRVAMTSVYVDDVARAHAFYTGVLGFETRLHVDPGDGAPFVTVGAPEGAQRELQLLLEPGGGPVAEPYRTALYEAGIPCIVFSVDDLRAEYERLRGLGVRFTHPPRDQGPVLAAVFDDTVGNLVQLTQPVG
- a CDS encoding HGxxPAAW family protein, whose protein sequence is MAGSSHGHTPAAWTGVTIAFIGFCVSGAFVVMAQPVGFWAGMVIVVLGGVVGGVMRAMGLGQPKQERTPPHRAPAATREPAHAEG